The Rattus rattus isolate New Zealand chromosome 1, Rrattus_CSIRO_v1, whole genome shotgun sequence genome includes a region encoding these proteins:
- the LOC116890074 gene encoding olfactory receptor 9K2 yields the protein MGDREINNHSDMTDFILVGFRVSRELHILLFLLFLLVYAMILLGNLGMMAIIMTDPRLNTPMYFFLGNLSFIDLFYSSVIAPKAMSNFWTESKSISFAGCVAQLFLFALFIVTEGFLLAAMAYDRFIAICNPLLYSVHMSTRLCTQLVAGSYFCGCISSVLQTSMTFTLSFCASRAVDHFYCDTRPIQRLSCNNLLVHKIVSFSLSSIIILPTVIVIIVSYMYIVSTVLKIRSTEGRKKAFSTCSSHLGVVSVLYGAVFFMYLTPDRFPELSKMASLCYSLVTPMLNPLIYSLRNKDVKEALSKLLEKKKFIL from the coding sequence ATGGGCGACAGGGAAATCAACAATCACTCAGATATGACTGACTTCATCCTTGTAGGCTTCAGGGTCAGTCGCGAGCTCcatatcctcctcttcctgctctttctgCTTGTGTATGCCATGATCCTTCTAGGAAACCTTGGGATGATGGCCATCATTATGACTGACCCCAGGCTGAACACACCAATGTATTTCTTCCTAGGCAACCTCTCCTTCATTGACCTCTTCTATTCATCTGTTATTGCACCGAAGGCTATGAGCAACTTTTGGACTGAGAGCAAGTCCATCTCATTTGCAGGCTGTGTggctcagctttttctctttgcaCTCTTCATTGTGACTGAAGGATTTCTCCTGGCcgccatggcctatgaccgtttCATTGCCATCTGCAACCCACTCCTATATTCTGTTCACATGTCCACACGTCTCTGCACTCAGTTGGTGGCAGGCTCTTATTTTTGTGGCTGCATCAGCTCTGTTCTCCAGACCAGCATGAcatttactttatctttttgtGCTTCTCGGGCTGTTGACCACTTTTACTGTGATACTCGACCAATTCAGAGATTATCTTGTAATAACCTCTTGGTCCATAAAATAGTATCTTTTTCCTTATCCAGCATTATTATCCTACCTACTGTCATAGTCATCATTGTATCCTACATGTATATCGTGTCCACTGTTCTAAAGATACGCTCCacggagggaaggaagaaagccttCTCCACTTGTAGCTCTCACCTGGGTGTCGTGAGTGTGCTGTATGGTGCTGTTTTCTTTATGTATCTCACACCTGACCGATTTCCTGAACTGAGTAAGATGGCTTCTTTGTGCTATTCCCTAGTCACACCTATGTTGAACCCTCTGATTTACTCtctgagaaacaaagatgttAAAGAAGCTCTAAGCAAACTTCTAGAGAAGAAAAAATTCATTCTTTAA